CGCGACCCGACACGCTGAAGGTGTCGGTGGCCTACACCGACGGCCATATCGGCGAAGGGCAGATCTCGTATGGCGGCCCCGGCGCGACCGCGCGCGCGCGGCTGGCCGGCGAGATCGTGCGCGAGCGGCTGGCGCTGACGGGCGTGGCGGTGAGCGAGCTGCGCATCGATTTGATCGGCGTGGACGCGCTGTACGGCGACACGCTGGCCGGCACGCGCGGCGAGCCCGCCGAAGTGCGGCTGCGCGTGGCGGGCCGCACCGCCACGACGGTCGACGCGGCGCGGATCGGCAACGAGGTGGAAACGCTCTATACCAACGGGCCGGCCGGCGGCGGCGGCGTGACCAAGGCAGCGCGCGAGGTGCTGGCCGTGCAGTCGGTGCTGCTGCCGCGCGAGCAGGTGCGGCCCACGTTCACGATGGTGGAGGCTGACGATGCAACTGCGTGAACTCGCGCATTCGCGCACCGGCGACAAGGGCAACACGCTGAACGTCTCGGTGATCTGCCGCGATCCGCAACACTACGCGCACCTGCGCGAGCAGCTGAGCGCCGCGCGCGTGAAGGCCTGGCTCGGCGCATTCGTGCGGGGCGAGGTGGTGCGCCACGAACTGCCGGCGCTGGCCGCCTTCAATTTCGTGCTCGGCGAGGCGCTGGGCGGCGGCGTCACGCGTTCGCTCGCGCTCGACGCGCACGGCAAGTCGGTCAGCTCGGCGCTGCTCGCGATCGAGGTGTCGGCGCCGCCGGGTTGAGGCGGCAATTCGAGGCGACGCGCGGATGCTGCCCGGCGGCGGCCGTGGGCTCGCCCGCCCGGCCTCAGCCGCCCCGCGCCTCGCGCCGCACCGCTTGCGGCGGCACGCCGAAGCCGCGCACGAACGCCTCGCGCAGGTGGCGGCGGTCGCGAAAGCCGGTCTCGCGCGCGATCACCTCGAGCGGATGCGTGCCGCGCTCGACCATCAGGCGCGCCGCTTCCAGGCGCAGCCCCTCGATCGCCCTGGCCGGCGACTGGCCCGTCTCCATCGTGAACACGCGGCTGAACTGGCGCGGGCTCAGATGCACCGCCTTGGCCAGTTCCTCCACCGACAGCGGACGATGCAGGTTCTGCCGCGCGTAGTTCAGCGCGTTCTGGATGCGGTCCGACTTCGGCGCCAGTTCGAGCATCTCCGAGTGCTGGGACTGGCCGCCCGAGCGCCGCTGATGCATCACCAGCTTGTGCGCGACCGAGCGCGCCACGTCGGCGCCCAGATCCTGCTCGACCATCGCCAGCGCCAGATCGAGCCCGGCCGTCATGCCCGCCGAGGTCCAGACCGGTCCGTCCACGATGTAGATGCGGTCGTCCTCGACCTGGATCGCCGGACGCGCCTGCCGCAGCGCGCGCGCGAAGGCCCAGTGCGTGGTGGCGCGGCGCCCGTCCAGCAGCCCCGCCTCGGCCAGCATGAAGCCGCCGGTGCAGATGCCCGCCACGCGGCGCGCGCGGCCGCTGGAACGGCGCAGGAACGCGACCAGATCGTCCGGCGGCGGCACCACGAGCGGATCGATCACGCCCACCACCAGCCAGGTATCGACGCCGCCGCGCGGCGGCGCCGCCCGCGTCTCCACCCGCATGCCGAGCGACGAGCGCTGCGGGCCGCCCGAGATCGAATGGTTCTCGACCGTATAGAACGGCGTGCCGGCCACCAGGTTCGCCACCTCGAAGATGGTCTGGGACGCCAGCGCCATGATCTGAAACCCGTCGCTGAGCAGATATCCGATTCGATGCATGGGCGGCTCCGTCGTGTCGATATGTCGATGTCCTGAAGCGGTACGTTATACCTCATGCGGGACGCCGCCGTGACAGCGGCGCAAAGCGTGGCCGGCGCGCAAGAATATCGATAGCTCGAAAACTTGGTTGGTGGCGGCCGGCGATCTCGCGACCATAGCGGGCTGCTCAGCCTCACCAAGGAACTCCGATGGCCGCCTCCCTTCCCCGCTTCGGCGTGTGGGCGCTCGTTCACGGCAGCCGTGCCGCATTGCAGGATCCCGACGAACCCTACGACGCCTCGTGGGCGCGCAACAAGGCGCTGGTGCTGGCCGCCGAACGGCTCGGCTACGATTCCGTGCTGGTCGCGCAGCACACCATCAATCCGCACGATCCCGCGCTCGACCAGCTCGAGGCCTGGACCGCCTCGGCCGCGCTCGCCGCGCTGACCGAACGCATCGAGATCATCGCGGCCATCAAGCCCTACCTCTACCACCCCGTGGTGCTCGCCAAGATGGCGCAGCAGATCGAGCACATCAGCGGCGGGCGCTTCGCGATCAACCTCGTCAACGCCTGGAACCGGCCCGAACTCGAACGCGCCGGCATCGGCTTCGCCGAGCACGACGCGCGCTACGCCTACGGGCGCGAATGGATCACCGTGGTCGAGGCGCTGCTGGCCGGCGAGACGGTGCGCTTTGCCGGCGAGCATTTCCGCATCGACGACTACGCGCTGCGGCCCACCGACCCGTTCCGGGCACGGCCGCGCATCTACGTGGGCGGCGAATCGGAGCCGGCGCGCCAGCTGGTGGCCGACCATGGCGACGTCTGGTTCATCAACGGCCAGCCGCACGAGGACGTGGCGCGCCTGATCGCCGACGTCGGCACGCGGCCGCGCGCGGCCGGCGCCGCGCCGCTGCGTTTCGGGCTGTCGGCGTTCGTGATCGCGCGCGAGACGGCCGGCGAGGCCGAGGCGCATCTCCAGCACCTGTTCGCGCTGGCCGAACTCGACAAGCCGTTGCGCGAGCAACAAAAGCGGAATATCGACCCGAACGTGGTGATGATCCAGACCTTCGCGCGCTCGGCGCGGGTCGGCTCGAACGGCGGCACCGCGGCCGGGCTGGTCGGCAGCTACGACGAGGTGGCCGAGCGCGTCGCCGCGTTCCATCGCGCCGGCATCGAGCTGTTCATGCTGCAGTTCCAGCCGTTCGAGGCCGACATGCAGGGCTTCGCCGAACACGTGATTCCGCGCGTGAAGCGGCTGCTGGGCGCCTGAGCGCGGCGGGCCGGGCAGCGTCGATGCGTCGATGCGTCGATGCCCCATGCGAATTGCCGGACGGCGGCACGCAGGCGGCCCCGGGCAGGTATGGAGCGCCGCGCCGACACGCGTTATGATCGTGCGCCCTATTCCATTCCCACCTTGACGCGGAGCCGACCGACACGATGGACACGTCCGACCGACTGATCTCGCACGAGGCGCAATCCGGCGCCACGCTCGATGCCACGATCGAAGCGACCAAGGCCCGCCTGCGCGCCGCGGAGCCGTTCCCGGGCGCCACGCTCGACCAGCAGCTGGCGCTGGTCGACCAGCTCGCGCAATTCGAACTCGGCCGCTTCCTGCTCGTGAACCGCGGGCTCGACGCGATCTGGACGCACCGCCTCGTCACGCACGAGCCGGGCAGCCTGCAACTGGGCCAGGTGCCCGAACTCGAATACCTGAGCTTCGAGCGCCTGCCCGCCACCTGCGCCACGCGCGAGCGCTTCGGCATCTTCCGCCGCGAACTGCAGGCCCTGCTGAAGCCGGGCGCCGTGTTCGCCTCGGTGCCCGGCGGCGTGATGGGCGACCTGCTGCTGCTCGACTACACGCGGGCGCCGGACGTGCGGCTGATCGGCGTCGATCTCGACCAGAACGCGCTCGACGCGGCGCGCGCGCTGGCCGAGCAACGCGGCCTGACCGAACGCCTGTCGCTGCGCCGGGCCGATGCCTGGGAAATGGACCTGCACGCCGAAGCCGACGTGCTGACCAGCAACGGCATCAACCTCTACGAACCCGACGACGAACGCGTCGTGCAGCTGTATCGCAAGTTCTTCGACGCGCTGAAGCCGGGCGGGCGCCTCGTGACCAGCTTCCTCACGCCGCCGCCCTCGCTCTCGCCCGATTCGCCGTGGGACATGAGCACCACCACGCCGGCGCTGCTCGGCTTGCAGTTCCTGCTGTTCGCGCGCGTGATCGAGGCGAAGTGGAGCAGCTTCCGCACCCATGCGCAGACGCGCGAGCAGCTTGAACGCGCCGGCTTCGCCGACGTCACGTTCATCGACGACGGCGCGCGGATGTTCCCGACCGTGGTGGCGCGCAAGCCCGCATAAGCGCGCCGCGCGCGTTCGGTTCAGAACGGGTTCGCGATCGTGCCGGTGGGCGCCGGCGGCTCGTCGGCGAGCTTCGCCGGCAGGTCGGGCGCCGCCTTCAGCGCCTCGACGATGCTGGTGAGCGCGGCCAGCAGCGCCTGCGCCCGTTTCAGCCCTTCCTGGTCGCGGGCGATCTCGAGCTCACCGCTCAGGCGGATGCGCGACGGGTCGTTGCTGATCGTCAACGCGTCGCCGGCGAGGTTGACGACGGTGCTGTCGTCGGCAAACGCGGGGAAATTCGTCCTAGACACCTGACAACCCTCCTGCCTTCATATCCTTCAGTCGTTCCGGCACGCCGGGGAAACGCAGCCCGCTGGCGGCCTCCAGTTGATGCACGGTTTCGATATCGTAGCGCTTCGCGTTGCTGTTCTTCACGACGATCGCGAACGCCACGCCCCGCGACGGCAGATAGACCAGCTTGAAGATTTCCGTGGGCACGATCACGCGGTTCGCGCCGATCGTCTGCAGCTCGCTGCCATGGAACATCGGGCCGGTCACCACGTAGGCCTCGCCGTCGCGCATCGCCATCGCCCGCACCGCCTCCTCCACATGCGCCCAGAGGCGCCGGTTGTTCTGCGGATTCTGCGGAATCATGT
The genomic region above belongs to Burkholderia plantarii and contains:
- a CDS encoding GlxA family transcriptional regulator — protein: MHRIGYLLSDGFQIMALASQTIFEVANLVAGTPFYTVENHSISGGPQRSSLGMRVETRAAPPRGGVDTWLVVGVIDPLVVPPPDDLVAFLRRSSGRARRVAGICTGGFMLAEAGLLDGRRATTHWAFARALRQARPAIQVEDDRIYIVDGPVWTSAGMTAGLDLALAMVEQDLGADVARSVAHKLVMHQRRSGGQSQHSEMLELAPKSDRIQNALNYARQNLHRPLSVEELAKAVHLSPRQFSRVFTMETGQSPARAIEGLRLEAARLMVERGTHPLEVIARETGFRDRRHLREAFVRGFGVPPQAVRREARGG
- a CDS encoding LLM class flavin-dependent oxidoreductase; its protein translation is MAASLPRFGVWALVHGSRAALQDPDEPYDASWARNKALVLAAERLGYDSVLVAQHTINPHDPALDQLEAWTASAALAALTERIEIIAAIKPYLYHPVVLAKMAQQIEHISGGRFAINLVNAWNRPELERAGIGFAEHDARYAYGREWITVVEALLAGETVRFAGEHFRIDDYALRPTDPFRARPRIYVGGESEPARQLVADHGDVWFINGQPHEDVARLIADVGTRPRAAGAAPLRFGLSAFVIARETAGEAEAHLQHLFALAELDKPLREQQKRNIDPNVVMIQTFARSARVGSNGGTAAGLVGSYDEVAERVAAFHRAGIELFMLQFQPFEADMQGFAEHVIPRVKRLLGA
- a CDS encoding SAM-dependent methyltransferase codes for the protein MDTSDRLISHEAQSGATLDATIEATKARLRAAEPFPGATLDQQLALVDQLAQFELGRFLLVNRGLDAIWTHRLVTHEPGSLQLGQVPELEYLSFERLPATCATRERFGIFRRELQALLKPGAVFASVPGGVMGDLLLLDYTRAPDVRLIGVDLDQNALDAARALAEQRGLTERLSLRRADAWEMDLHAEADVLTSNGINLYEPDDERVVQLYRKFFDALKPGGRLVTSFLTPPPSLSPDSPWDMSTTTPALLGLQFLLFARVIEAKWSSFRTHAQTREQLERAGFADVTFIDDGARMFPTVVARKPA